A stretch of DNA from Sugiyamaella lignohabitans strain CBS 10342 chromosome B, complete sequence:
CTGGCCCATAGCAAGAGAGGTCGCACCGCTAATCTATTAATAGCGTTTCTGGCTGCTAGATTATGAAGGGTGATCCCCGAACAGTTGACAAGTACTGATGCACCTATTTGAGAGAATTGAATGAAGTCGTCCGGCTCAGTATGGGAATGATTTAAATGGCCGACAATAAACGGACTTGACGGAGTACAATTCCGACTCTGGGAAAAGATTCTCCGTTGCTCGTCGACAGGGCATCTAGCTTTGTCATTAAAGATTGCAATATCTGCCATGTTCTGTATAATTCAGTTTGTTTAGGTGTTGTACAAGTTTTGtaaactaaaaaaaaaataaaaaaaaccagttAGGTTAAAATGAGTCAAATACTGCACGTTTCAACTCCGAAATTGAAATGATTCTTCAATCAAACCAAGtattcaagaaaaaaaaacctcaGACAAAAATTTTCCttgataacaaaaaaagccaaatcGAAGAAAATAAGTTGCCTATAAATATACACTGAGGCTGACCTCAAGGTTATCGTGCGTCTAGTGATGTGATCTATGTCACAATTAAAACTTCAGAAATTTGCTGATTAGGGCCTAGACTGAAAAAGCAGACTGCTTGCCCACTACCTCGGAAACACTTACCAACTCAAATTTGGGCTGCCTATTCCACCTGACTTCACTGGTATACCAAATATCGAAATTTGTTCCTTTATTCTTCTTAAATAGTTTTATCTCCAGTAGTCTAGGTCGGAGCAATCGGCCAAAAAGTAGTTAATGTTAATTCCGACCGACAGATCTGTCATGCGCGCGCCAAACTGGTGACAGATGCAGATGGCGGATAGCAGCGGATATAATGAAGATCACCAGCAATCACGCACCTCTGGCTTCAACGTGAGAGATGTGTGAATTGCGTGTTTTAGATAAGCTCGAAATCCTGTCTAACGGAAGCGGatggaaaaaagaaatagcTACGTTTATagatttcttttcattCATCTTCTCCACTAATGCCTTCCACAACATGTCCACGAGCTGGAGAGATGGTTCGTCCATGCCACTCCTAGTCAGCAAAATGCACTAAAACTGGGAAACTATACTGGACACTAAACAGGAAGCTAGATCTGGACCCTAAAATCGGGACACTGAATCTGGGAAAATGTAGTTTATATTGCATGATCGGCGTGGCTCGGTCAATGATGCACCGTTTAGCATTTGGCCGATTCCCGGCTGTTGGCATGGTCTAGATGTACTTATCGAAGAAAtatggaccctgcatacgCAGCAGCAATATACTTCACCAAAAACTCAGCCGTGCTGAAAAATCGAAATCTAAGGCAGTCATACTAATCATCTAGGATACTGTCATAGATCCACACACTTTGTCCACAACGTTTTCACTGAGATCAGTTAGATTTGGTGCCAGTCAATGGCCTAGACTTGGTTGTAGAATAGGTCGTCTTGTGACAACCGCTGCTACTAccacaaaatcaacattATCTACAACCTCTAAAGCCGGCACCATGTATACTAAGGTACTGCCTGTGGATCCTGAATCTATTCGGTTTGATCCTGATGATATTAATAAGCCACCCTCTATTGCAAGTCCATCGAGCACTTTGGATAACTTGAATGAGGCCGTGAAAATATTACAGACTAGTCACGACCCGGTGGCATTCCCTACCGAGACAGTTTATGGTCTAGGGGCGTCGGCATTAGACACAGAGTCTGCTAGAGCAATATACACTGCCAAGAACAGGCCAGCTGATAATCCTTTAATTATCCATGTCTCTTCCATTGAACAGCTTGAGAGACGGTTGCTACCCGCTGGAGAGCGAGTTCCTGAAATATATAGGGGGCTAATTAACAAGTTCTGGCCTGGCCCTCTAACTATTATTCTCCCAGTACCTGACCCTACAGCCATTTCGCCCGTCTGTACCCATGGCCAAAGCACATTTGCTGTTCGATTACCAGCCAATCCAGTAGCCCGCGCACTAATATCACTGTCTGATTTGcccctggctgctccttctgCCAATGCCTCTACAAAGCCAAGCCCGACCCAGGCTCAACACGTATTTACCGACTTAAAAGGAAAGATTCCACTTATTCTTGATGGGGGATCTTCTGATATTGGTGTCGAGTCAACAGTAGTGGATGGATTAAGCAACCCGCCAATGTTGCTGCGGCCTGGTGGTGTATCTATCGAGCAAATTAGGGAGTTCGGCGGTCCTTCATGGCAGAATGTCGTGGTTGGTCGAGCGACTGCGAAATCTGATGAGGTGGTTAGGACCCCAGGAATGAAATATAAGCATTACTCGCCAAGAGCACCATtaacattatttattggcTGTACTGAACAGCAACTCATCGATTATGTCATCAGATCCAATCCTTCTTCGGTTGGATTATTAACCACCAGACACTTTAACCAAAAAGAACTGGCCAAAACCTTGCGGCAGCTACCAGGACATATCACTGTTCATGACAAGTCACTTGGTCAGAGCGGTGCCGATATTTCTCGAAATTTATTTGCATCATTTAGAGAAATGGACGCGAAGGGGGTGGATTTGATCCTGGTAGAAGGAATTGATGAACAAAACGAGGGACTTGCGATTATGAATAGAGCTCGCAAGGCTGCTTCGACTGTTATTTCAGCTTGATACATTTTAATGtaatattaatttaattttcttATAATATACTTTATCATGTCATAATTTTCTACATAAATGTCGATAATGTTCTACGAACAGAGCTTGTTGAGGCAATTTTACCTCGTCTTTATACAGCATTGGAGTAGCGAGACATCCATTCGTTTTTGCGCACATAATGCTTGCGGATCTCATCGACAATAAGGACACTACTGGAAAGTGCGATAAGAAGGATCAGGTCCGAAAGGTATAGGGCCTCAGTTTGAAAAATGGCTTGGAAAAATGGAACATAAATGACAGCCATTTGACCAAGGAGAGAGAATCCCACTGCAAAGTTGAACATTTTATTGGAGAAAAGGCCAATTTCCAAAACACTTTTAGTGGTCGAACGACAGGAAAGTGCGTTGAACATATCGAAAAATACAAAACAGGTGAATGACATTGTCGTGTCTCTAGCCGTTACCACGTTGTCGCTCATTTCACGTACATAAACAAAGAGGGTACCAAAGACTATGAGAAGACCAGATTGGAACACCCTTTGAACAAGAGACCTGGTTAATACATGATCGTTTCGAGAACGGGGAGGCTTTGTCATAACAACGGGGTCAACAGGTTCAACACCTAAAGATTGGGCTGGGGGACCATCCATAAGAATATTAATCCACAGAATTTGCATTGCATTTAATGGATTAGGCAGCTTAAACAACGTAGAAAGTACGACCAAAGTAAGGGCAGCAACCGAAGTTGAGAGCTGGAATGCGAGGAAATTTTGAATATTAGAAAAAATAGCCTTGCCCTCTTTGATGGCATTGAGAATAGTGTTGAAATCATCATCTACAAGTACCATATCGGCAGCTTCCTTAGCTACATCTGTACCACTTTCACCCATACTGATGCCGATATCAGCCAATTTGAGAGCAGGAGCATCATTGACACCATCACCCGTCATGGCAACGACATCACCACGGGCTTGCAAAGCACGGACAATATTCAGCTTGTTCTCCGGCGAAGTACGGGCAAACACAGTAACATAAGAAATAGCTTCTGCCAGTTCTTTAGTTGACAGACGTTCCAGGGTCTCGCCAGTCATCACCGAGCGTTCCCCGTTAAGTGGCATGCCAATTTGTTTAGCAATAGTAGAAGCAGTTGCCTCGCTATCACCAGTGATCATAATAACCTTAACACTTCCCTGCATCAATCTATTGATTGAATTGTTCACACCGGGTCTAGGAGGATCGTACATGCCAATCAAACCAGCAAATACCAAGTCTTGAAGGTTTTCGGTATCCTGAGATGGCTTTAATGAGTAGGCAAATGCCAAAATTCTAACTCCTTCAAGTGCCATAGTGGTAGCAACATCATTAATGGCCTTGGAACTCTTTTCATCGATAGTGCCATTTGGCTTACCCTTGGCATCGACATACTTCTTACAAAGAGGAAGTATCCTTTCGACGGCACCCTTAACATATACAGTAGAGTTCGTGGCATCTCCACTATGAGCAGAGACAGCCATCCACTTACGAGAAGACGAAAATGGTGTCTCACTAACACGAGTTCTAGTGTTACGAGCATCTTCCAAACCAAACTTGTCAAGAACATCAATAAGAGCAACATCTGTGGGATTTCCAATATGCTTACCAGTTTCTTCTGAAGTCCTGGTGTTGTTACAAAAGTTACCTACCTGTAACATGACTGGTAGTGCAGGGTTATCAGTTACATGGTGCGTAAGCTCATTGACAGTACTATGGGAGTCGATTGTCAGCCATGATTTTGACGTAGAACCCATGCCAACCGTCCACAGTTTAGTCACGGTCATGCGATTTTTGGTCAAAGTGCCAGTCTTATCACTACAGATAACATTAACCGATCCGAGAGTTTCAACGCTTGGCAGACGACGCATAATAGCTTTTTCCTCCGCCATACGAAGTACGCCGAGTGCCAATGTCACAGTGACAATAATTGGCAATCCTTCAGGAATAGCCGCAACTGCTAATGATACTCCGATTTGGAACATGTCCAACCATGAGCGGCCTTGGATAACAccaatcaaacaaatcatACCGATGACACCAAAACTCATTAAAGAGAGTTCCTTGCCAAGTTTGTCCATGGAAATTTGTAATGGAGTCTTGGGCTTGTCGATTTCAGCCATCATTTCAAACACGCTGCCAAACTCGGTGTTATGACCAGTTCCAACTACAATACCAGAACCATTACCAGCACAAACCAAGGTGCCCATGAATGCAATACATGTCCTGTCAGATACAGGAATAGTTCCAAGCGGAGATTCAGTTTTAACCTCTTGAATGTCTTTGTGAACAGGATGGGGCTCTCCAGTAAGGTTACTTTCATCAATACTTAAGCCAGCGGCTTCGGTGATTCTAACATCAGCAGGAATACGATCACccactgaaaaatgaaCCAAATCGCCAGGGACCAAATTGGATGCTAATACAGTCGATGAGTGATTTCCTCTAGTAAGATGGCATGAGGGTGGAACCAACTTATTTAATGCTTCTAAAGATTGTTCGGATCGGTATTCTTGCACAAATCCGACCGTAACTACAATGAAAATGGCTACTGTAATACtaacagcatcatcaatatTTCCCATTATAAAACTAATGGCGGCCGAACCAATTAATAGTAATATCAAAGGGTTCTCATAAAATTGTTGTAAAAATCTGATTCCTAAAGAATCCTGTTCTTGGCCCGTCAACTCATTAGGGCCATGCACACTTTTCCTATAATTAACATCTTGGGATGATTCTAAACCAACTGTCAATGAAGTGTGTAGCCTGGCAGCAGTTTCTTCGCTAGAGAGTGAACAATACgtggctgctggtaacTGACCATTTGCTATAGGGGTGGGGCCCGTCTCTACCCGGCCGTTGGAACTTTTCTCAGACATCTAAGTAGGTTAGAACAATAGTTCCAAAAGACACGTTCCAATAATTGGTTTTGTAAGCTACACTCACTCTTCCTTATCGAgatcaaataaatttcaCTGAATAAATCGGTAGGTGTGACCCGCACAAACTGCAAAATACCACTATCCTCCTCACAATTTTTATGATATATCAGAGAAATTCTGTTAATCCTAGAAACCGTCAGTGACTTCTTGCCCTGCTGATATTCATAAAATATTGATCACTTTCTAGAAAAGAGCCgtgtgtttttttttttgttgaagaactggCAAAAAAGCTGGAAGAGCCAGTGCACGACGCTAATCAAAGTTCCACGTTAAGCTCAGGTGAAACTGCAGTGTAAGACTTCTTTTGAGGCAAGGCTGAGTAGTCAAGCTTTAAATTGACGCGCCTTGCAGGCCTCCACGCGCttggtgatattgatgGTTGGgagtaaataaataggtGGGGCGAGGTCAATCGATAAGACGGGTGGGGGTCGAGCTATTGATCAGAGCCTTTCAGACATCGGGGAAACCCCTGGACAAGCTACCTTGTGTCTTCCTAGATTACCTCAGCTAACTATGGGTCCCTGATACTGAGTTTCCTGGAGAGTTGGGGTCACCATATCTTGTGTTTCTATTTGTTTTCACTTACATATATAACTGTTATCTGCTTACTGCCTTGGTGAGGTCGTTCAGACGCTTCGCATATTTAAAGTTTGAGAGGAGTTCATAGATCGATTGGCGTATATTCCGTAGTGTCTGCTTTGGGTTTTGGCCATTTAATTGGGACTTAAATAAAGCGCTTAATTTAGCTATAGCTTGTaggttatttatttgatttcttgtttcCGATATCACTAGCTATATTTGTGGCAGTGAAATATATGATCACTGGGTCTAAGTGCCTGGCAGTATTTATCAGCATACTGATAGAGTTGCAGAACAAGACCTTGCAATGAGCTTCATGTGGTTGGGAGCCGGGGATTGTCGCACAAATTTGTCAGTTTGAGAACACAAAGTTGAAACTTTATGTCTGTATTCATAAATGTTGCACTGATAAGCGATTTCTTGAGGTGTTTTTAAAACCAACGGGTCATTCTCGTTTATAAGTTTTTGATCATGTAGACGAAGAGTCTGCTAAAGTAAGTGGCAGTGATTCCAGTTGTACATTATTCTAATATGTAAATCTATAGCTTTTACTTAATAAACCTCCAAGATATATCTCTCCTGTTCCTTGAGATTTTCGATTTCTCTGGCAGCGTCGATAGTCTCACCACGGGTAGCAGCTTCTGTagcaacaatatcagccaATGCACCTGAGATATCAGGAACTGGCCAAGTAGGGCCACAGAGATAGAAGCTACCGCCTTTAGTGACGAAAGCATCAATGAGCTTTTCTTTGGCTTGCTTAATACGATCTTGGATGTAAATCTTTTGAGGTTGGTCTCTTGAGaaagcagcaccaatatACGTGAGGATACCAGCGTTCTTGTAAGCTTCGAACAGCTCACCATAAAGGTATTCTTGACGCTGGTGACGAGATCCCAAAAAGAGGTAGATATCACCAATTTCATAACCCTGAGCCTTTTGCCAAGCCTTCTCCTCCAAAAATGCCTTGAAAGGAGCAAGACCAGTACCAAGACCAGACATAATGATAGGTGCCTTGGTATCATGTGGTAATTTCATAACAGAAGGCTTAACAGATACAACCacttcatcaccagcagagAGGCCAGAAAGGAACTTAGAACATTGACCGAATCTCTTACGTCCTCTCGAGTCAACCCAGTCCACAACCACAATCAACAGATGAACAGCATTGGGGTGAACCTTTTGGgaagaagcaattgaatACTCACGACGCTTCAAGGGGGCAACTATCTCAACAAGTTGGGCAATGGTTGGGTGAGCCGAAGAGAATTCATGCAAGATATCAGCGTAAGTATCgaaatcttcttcagcacGCTTCTTGAGTTCAGCAGCACCTTCAGCGGAAGCCAGCTTTTCAAGATGGCTCTTTTCCTTGGGATTGGTGGCATAGGTAGCAAGAGACTCATAAAACTTCTTTGGTGGTTtaccaaaaatatcaagatTATCCTTAAGAACATGGTAGGTAGTCTTTGCCTCTTCGTAAACATCACCATCTTCGCGAGCTGGAATAGAAACAATTTCATGGGGGTCCAATCCATACCATTCAATAAACTCATTAACTTGCTCAGTGCTGTTGGGGGCATGAACACCTAGAGCTTCGCCAATAGCGTAGGTTAAGCCAGTGCCAGTAATATCCAGTTCCAGGTGGAAGATATGTCTATCATAGTCGGCGGGAGTGACACGCTCATTGACTTGAACCTTGGAAACAAAATTCTTGACAGAGAGGTCAGGACGAAGCTCGGATTGAACTCCATATGCTTCCTTGAAAGTGAccttcttggcagcatcaACCCAAGTGAGGGATTCTGGTACAACATTCAACTCTTGTTCAATAGTACCTGCCAACTTGTTGGCAGTGAATGAAGTAGGGTAGACGAATGACGAACTAAGCTCAACAGTCTGGTCAACTTTAGCCCACTCCTCAGGAACACTGGCAGAAGACAATCCGATTTCAGCTACCTTCTCAATTAAGCTAGCAACAGTCGCAGCCACAAGTTCAGTATCGACGCCATTGGCTGTAACAATCTTAGTTGTAATCTCATTAAGAGTGAGCTGAGGATAGGCAGTCTTCCAGAAAGCAATCTGCTGAACCATAGTCTGGGTACGGCCAAGAGTTTCAGGATTTTCTCCAATAGCTTCGTAGTCAACAGTGGATAATCGAACCTTCTTTTCAGCAATAGacttcttggcagcattGTTCAGAACtttctcaacttcttctgctgcgTGCTTACTGGAAATCAAGAGAGTGGCACCATTACGGGCGTTCTCAAGAACATTATACTCGTTCAAAATCTTTACATCGTTAACGAATACAACGTCAGCCTTTTGAACAGGGTAGGGAGCTTCCAGAGGCTGGTGAGAAACGCGGATACTACTCTCAACAACGCCACCTAAGGTCTCGTTGTCATGGGCAGAGAAATAATTCACGGCTACAGTAGGATCCAAAGACAAAGTATGAGCCAATGTAGCAGCTGCAGTTGCAGACTTGGAAGTATCAACATCCCAGAAAGTGAACTGCTTGGTAGACTCAGAGATAAGGTCAGAAGGCGAACTGTTCAAAAGCTCAAATACTTCAGTAGGAGTCCACACAGTCTCACGCGAGTATttggcatcagcaacagtaGGGGCTGAACCATTAAAGCCATACTTCATAAGAACGCTAGTGGCAACGTCAGAGTAAAGCCCAGAGTGCACACGAGAGTCATCAACCTGTCCCTGGTTCTCAACTTGACCGAGAACGATAATCTTCTTAGTACTGCTAGGAAGTAATCTCAAGAACTCTTGGTCAAGGAAGGGGCTGTACAAACGCACATTAACAGCACCAACATTTGGAAGAGCTTGTACAACCTGGGAAGCAATAACTCCCTCAACGGAACCGAAGCTAACAATAACAGTCTCGGCATTAGCATCTCCTGAGTATTCAAAAGGTCTATAGCTAGTACCAAGACTAGCATTCAAGTTTTCGAAAGTAGACAAGATCTTTGAAGAGAGAGATCCCTCGCTAGCCTTAATAGCATCGTATTTGTTTGagacatcaacagcatccaGAACATTGTTGGTACGACTAGTTTCACGGACTCCACGGACACCCTCATAAACATGAATAGTAGGCAGGACTCTGCTCAAGGCAGTTGCCAATAGAGCAATATGTTGGGCATCGTTGACGGAAAGAGATGAGATCAAACCGAGACCAAGATCTCTGGAAATGTGGGCTGCGGGAAGATAGTCGGTAACGAGCTTACCGGTCTCAGTAGCATAATCGACAGCAGCTATTTGGAAAACAAGAGGGGTCTTGTAATCCTCCTCCAAAGCAAACTGAGCCAAGACTGGCTTCATATACTCAAGGGTAGCGGAAGAAGCCAAAACAGTTTGAACCTCCGAGTTGATACCTCCTCGGTTATAAAGATAACCCAATAACAccgaagcagcaccaattcTAGACTCGAGTTTGTGCAACTGAGGAGTGATACCCTTGGCCGACTTCTGTCCGAATTTCGACCAttcagaaacagcagaGTCCAGATCAAAGTCCTCAGGAGAATAGCTGAAGATACTCTCAGATAGAGAGTAAGCAATCTGCTGGATCAATAACTGAGCAGAAGCATAAAATGATCCTTCCAGGGTCATAATATCCCCAGAAATGGGAAAGGGGCCTGAAATTTTAGCCTGACCATTGGTCACACGATCCGACTTTTCATCAATAGATGGAGACATTTTGATGAGCTGAGTGAGAGGAATATAGACTCAACTGTGGCTGTCATCTTaaattgtatatatataggaCGGTATTACAATGTTGATCAGCACTGATTCGTTACAAATTGGGTGCAAAAAGTTAGATATCAGTGAAAAAAAGCCACAATTCATGCAGAAATTGCGTGATAGGGTAAGGGATATGTAGCACTAGCCACACATGTCTCAGTGGGGGGTCGCACCGAGGCGTAATACAGATTGGGTGAGAGCACTGGATTGTGGCGTAAGCAGGCGGGGCGGTTCAGTCACCAGTATTTTCTGGCTTTGAAGTTAAAGGATAGCCGTCATAGGGACTAGAAAGCCGTCAAGTATAAAGCAAGCCCTTACCCTTATCGACTTTTGATGTATGATAAGAGTTTTTTTGCCTCTGAGCACGGCTTTATGCGGGAAGACACTAGGTTTATATGAGAGCTATTCATGAGATCCATTCTTTCCGGGAAGCCAACGATTTAGTTTTTGCGATAATATGGGACAAAAACGAAAGCGTCCAACACGCCCCGAAAAAGCGATCAATAACGATTCAGTTGAAGAGATAAAACCTGATAAATTtcctatatatatagcGGTGCAGAATTATACCTATTGTCGAGTAGATGATCCGACGAATGGACTGGACCCAAATCGAGTAGAAACGGAACACTGGATTCAATATCCTTATCCATCGTGCCTTCTCTTATCACTTACGAAATCAACTGCACTCTCTGCCCTGTCGAATCTTTCAGTGGACAAACGAGTCAACTTGCCAACTATCGACATCACCCTTTCAAGAAAGGCGGACATTTTAGTTTGTGGAATGAACCGCTGCTGACAGTAGCTGACATGCGTAATAGCTTTACTAACATTTTATAGGAATCTGTGCCAGTTGCTTCTATTTGTCTTCAAACTCGCAAACAGTTCCCTCACCAGCCGTCATATGCTATTGTTTCATGTTGTCCCAACATAGGATTCAAATATCTTGTTTTTAAGGGTGACCATTGGGTAACCAACCGATTTCAGATCAAGTTAGCTGTGGAAGATTTCAAGACGCTTATTATTCACTTAGTTCAGGAAGGATGTAGTCTACAAAATGTTCAACCCGGCACCATCCCGATTACTCTCAACATTCACTCCGATGAAAATGACTATGCTGCCAAAAGACGCAAAATGCTAATGGATGCAGAAATAAAGGCTCTTAGCACATTTCCTTCTGACTCGGGCAATATAATCTCAGAGGATAATACCGAAAAAGGTTACGAAATTGATTGTTCTACATTTCAGGCTTCATGTTTCTCTTTAGGGTCGCATTCGGCTATAAATTGTGACGATACATCTTTGCAGTCTTTTATCAATAGCAGTGATTCCAGCCAAGCCTCTCAAGTGAAGACTGGCCGAACGTTGTATTCATGGCCAGTAAAAAAAGAGGGGGAGATTAGGGATCAGTATCTAAAATACTCGTGTGCACAACATCTCTGCCATAAAACAGAAGCGTGCATCCCCTCAATGAAGACCATACCGTCCAATAATTGCCATATCAATAGGACTAACCCAAAAATCAAGCAATCTCTTGAAAGTTACGACGGAGAACATGGAAAGACTGACGGATATTCGCAAGAATCATGGCCTCCTGAAGCCTATCATTCTCAAATTGGCCAATCTTTGCTCCTTGAAACTAAAGGAAAAGACGGGAATTGCAATGATATTGGGTATGATCAGCTGTCTCGAACTGCTCAGGCGCTATTGTCTATCTACCCAGTTGAGTCGTCGACCGattgtaaatatatagaTAATGCTAGCAATATTTCCTACTGGAAGTAATATATAATCTACATAAAATAAACCTACTAAGCTGTAAAACTAATATTCAATAAATCTTCTAAACAACGATTCCACTCGGCAAAATCAACGGTATTATATGCCAGATGATAACACTATCTAATGCAGGGCTCAGCGCAGAGTGCAACTTGTTAAAGCCGTGTGTCAACTTCCCCGCGCAAGAGGACAACATCGAGACATACTGCGGTTATGAATTGAAAGCAAGCTGCGAAGTATCAAAGAGTTAGAAGACTAAAAAGATCGAATAACATTGGACAAATCTGGAACTGATAGATTATACAGGAGCGACCACTATATAAAATCTGTCAGCTAGCTACATGCCATGATCCCTACAAACAGCATTCGGGATCAACTGAGGGCGACAGACGAATCGACTCAGTTAACAGGGCTTAAGCGACTGAAAAATACTATTATCGGTCATACGGATCAGAAGGAA
This window harbors:
- the MET10 gene encoding sulfite reductase subunit alpha (Subunit alpha of assimilatory sulfite reductase; complex converts sulfite into sulfide; GO_component: GO:0009337 - sulfite reductase complex (NADPH) [Evidence IDA] [PMID 6751400]; GO_function: GO:0003824 - catalytic activity [Evidence IEA]; GO_function: GO:0016491 - oxidoreductase activity [Evidence IEA,IEA]; GO_function: GO:0016903 - oxidoreductase activity, acting on the aldehyde or oxo group of donors [Evidence IEA]; GO_function: GO:0004783 - sulfite reductase (NADPH) activity [Evidence IEA]; GO_function: GO:0004783 - sulfite reductase (NADPH) activity [Evidence IDA] [PMID 6751400]; GO_process: GO:0008652 - cellular amino acid biosynthetic process [Evidence IEA]; GO_process: GO:0019344 - cysteine biosynthetic process [Evidence IEA]; GO_process: GO:0070814 - hydrogen sulfide biosynthetic process [Evidence IEA]; GO_process: GO:0008152 - metabolic process [Evidence IEA]; GO_process: GO:0009086 - methionine biosynthetic process [Evidence IEA]; GO_process: GO:0055114 - oxidation-reduction process [Evidence IEA,IEA]; GO_process: GO:0000103 - sulfate assimilation [Evidence IMP] [PMID 19236486]; GO_process: GO:0000103 - sulfate assimilation [Evidence IMP] [PMID 7928966]), which encodes MSPSIDEKSDRVTNGQAKISGPFPISGDIMTLEGSFYASAQLLIQQIAYSLSESIFSYSPEDFDLDSAVSEWSKFGQKSAKGITPQLHKLESRIGAASVLLGYLYNRGGINSEVQTVLASSATLEYMKPVLAQFALEEDYKTPLVFQIAAVDYATETGKLVTDYLPAAHISRDLGLGLISSLSVNDAQHIALLATALSRVLPTIHVYEGVRGVRETSRTNNVLDAVDVSNKYDAIKASEGSLSSKILSTFENLNASLGTSYRPFEYSGDANAETVIVSFGSVEGVIASQVVQALPNVGAVNVRLYSPFLDQEFLRLLPSSTKKIIVLGQVENQGQVDDSRVHSGLYSDVATSVLMKYGFNGSAPTVADAKYSRETVWTPTEVFELLNSSPSDLISESTKQFTFWDVDTSKSATAAATLAHTLSLDPTVAVNYFSAHDNETLGGVVESSIRVSHQPLEAPYPVQKADVVFVNDVKILNEYNVLENARNGATLLISSKHAAEEVEKVLNNAAKKSIAEKKVRLSTVDYEAIGENPETLGRTQTMVQQIAFWKTAYPQLTLNEITTKIVTANGVDTELVAATVASLIEKVAEIGLSSASVPEEWAKVDQTVELSSSFVYPTSFTANKLAGTIEQELNVVPESLTWVDAAKKVTFKEAYGVQSELRPDLSVKNFVSKVQVNERVTPADYDRHIFHLELDITGTGLTYAIGEALGVHAPNSTEQVNEFIEWYGLDPHEIVSIPAREDGDVYEEAKTTYHVLKDNLDIFGKPPKKFYESLATYATNPKEKSHLEKLASAEGAAELKKRAEEDFDTYADILHEFSSAHPTIAQLVEIVAPLKRREYSIASSQKVHPNAVHLLIVVVDWVDSRGRKRFGQCSKFLSGLSAGDEVVVSVKPSVMKLPHDTKAPIIMSGLGTGLAPFKAFLEEKAWQKAQGYEIGDIYLFLGSRHQRQEYLYGELFEAYKNAGILTYIGAAFSRDQPQKIYIQDRIKQAKEKLIDAFVTKGGSFYLCGPTWPVPDISGALADIVATEAATRGETIDAAREIENLKEQERYILEVY